The genomic segment GTTGAACCGGTCAAGCCTGTTGAGCCTGTTAAACCTGTGGAACCCGCTGAACCTGTTCAGCCCGCGGAGCCCGTACACCCAGCTCACCTGCCTCAGCCAGAAACCCTGAGCAAAGGCGCCAACGCCGCCGTCGCCAGCCCTGCCGCCAGCGCAGCGCTGCTCGGCGCTCAAATGAATGCCACCACCGGGCACTTCGGTGATCTGCGTTCGGGCCAGGATCAGGGCGGCCTCTGGACTCGTGGTTACGGCACCGAACAACACCTGGACACAGGCGCCAGCCGGGCCTTCCAGCAGCAAGTCGATGGCATGGAAATCGGCGCCGACAAAGCCCTGCCCTTCGCCACCGGCACGCTGTATGTGGGCGGGTTGCTCGGCAAGGGACAGGCGCGGCAACAGTTCGGCGAAAACAGCAAAGGCAGCATCGACAGCGCCACCCTCGGTGGTTATGCCAGCTACCTGGATCAGAGCGGCTGGTACGTCGATGGCGTGCTGAAATACAGCCGCTTGAACAACCGGATCGACATCACCAGCAACCTCGGTGACAGCGTCAAGGCACACTACAAAAACCATGCTGTGAGCGGCGATGTGCAACTGGGCAAGTCCATCGACCTGGGCAAAGGCTGGTTCGTCGAACCGCAGGCCGGGGTTCAGGTGTCGCGCCTCAGCAGTGGGCGTTACACCGCCAGTAACGGCCTGGACGTTGAACAGGATGCGATGACTTCAGTGCAAAGCCGTGTGGGCGGGATGCTGGGGCGCAACCTGCAATTCGACAACGGCATCAGGGTAAAACCCTATGCCAAGGCGACGTGGATCACCGAGCATGCCGGCGACAGCCATGTGACCGTCAGCGGCTCGCCGCTGGACAGTCGTTTGCCGGGCTCACGGGGCGAGATAGGTGGCGGAGTGATGATGTCGGTGGCGGACAAACACAACGTCTTTGTCGACGGCCAATACACCAAGGGACGGGGTATCGAACAGCCCTGGGCGGTGACGGTGGGGTATCGGTATCGCTGGTAACCGCAGCGCCAATCCTGTGGGAGCGAGCCCGCTCGCGAAGGCGGCACAGTCAACATTTACGTTGGCTGATCCAGCGCATTCGCGAGCAGGCTCGCTCCCACAGGGGATATTCGGGGTGCACCGCTTTTGTGGCAGGCGGCGTAATCAATCATCCGGCTGATCAGGCGGGGCGGCAGGTTTTGCAGTCTTGCCTGCTTTCGTCCTGGCACCTTTGGCGCCTTTGGCCGGTGTCGTTTCGGCCGTCGCTGGAGGTGCCGGTGGGGTCAATTCTTTCTCGGCTGCCGGCAAGGCATCAATGGTGTCGAATATTTTCTTCAAGTCGACCGATTTTGATTCTTCCCCTGAACTGTCAAGTTTGATCTCGCCGTCCTTGCCCAGCAGGATGACTTTGGGCAACGCCCCTGCACCCAGTTTCAGCGAACGGATGAGCGCCATGGTGTCCTGTTGGCCGAGATCCTTGCCGTCAAGTTGACCGAACATGTTCAGCACGCTGTACACCTTGATATTGCGCTGGGCGACACCTTGCTTGTTGGCGGGATCGTCC from the Pseudomonas sp. N3-W genome contains:
- a CDS encoding DUF4174 domain-containing protein, with translation MLIRSLTLATLLAFAGPLFAADSDSPLAPELGKSRPLIVIASSTVDPVWMSLKKSLDDPANKQGVAQRNIKVYSVLNMFGQLDGKDLGQQDTMALIRSLKLGAGALPKVILLGKDGEIKLDSSGEESKSVDLKKIFDTIDALPAAEKELTPPAPPATAETTPAKGAKGARTKAGKTAKPAAPPDQPDD